The genomic window CCAAATTCTACAAAATAACTTTCATGCAGACTACGCTCGGCAAAAATTGCACCTGTAGAAAACCCGGCAAAGGCCATCACCAAATCTGCATCTTGCATACGCCCACTAATGGTGCTTAAGGTTCTGCCGAACTCCAAAAGGTAGTAGGCATCTTGTGCCAGATAAAAAATAAATTTTTCTATAGGTAAGGTGCCATTACTTAATTCAGTATTAAAAGGCATTGCTAAAATCTTGGCATAAATGGGCTGCACTCTTTCCCAGGCCTGCTCGCTCAATTTCATTGGATAATTAATTTTAAAGGTTCGAAAAAGTGGTTTAACGGGCCGTTGCCCCTGCCAGTTTTTACTCCACTACCAGTTTGTAAGGCTCGGCTGATGTAGTTTTTCGCATTTTTTATTGCGATAAGTAGCGTGTTACCCTTAGCCATTTCGGCGGCTATGGCAGATGAAAGGGTACAACCTGTTCCATGTAGATTTTTAGAAGCAATAAAGACACTTTCTAATATAACTGGAGCTTCATTTCCAGAAATAAAAACATCGTAAATGATTGGGCCTATTAAATGTCCTCCTTTTATTAAAACGGCTTTTGCACCTTTTTCGATAATTTTTCTACCCGCAGCAATCATATCATCAAGGTTATGGATCTCCTGTCCTGACAGGATAATGGCCTCGTCTATGTTTGGGGTAACCAATGTTACCAAGGGAAATAGTTTTTCAACTAACTGGGTTACGGTATCAGGCTCGATTAACCGATCGCCGCTGGTGGCTACCATAACAGGATCTAAAATAACGGGAACATATTGATTATAGGTTTTTAATTCCTTTTCGATTACCTGCACCACTTCAGCACGGTTGATCATGCCGATTTTAATGGCCACTGGTGCTATATCATCTAATACTGCCTGTAACTGATCTTTAATCATTTCTGCTGGAATGCCATGCACCGACCGCACTCCCATTGTATTTTGTGCTGTTACTGCCGTAATTACCGAGGTACCGAAACAGCCCAAAGCAGAAAAGGTTTTTAAATCGGCCTGGATGCCCGCACCACCTCCACTATCAGAGCCGGCTATTGTTAATACATTGATATAATTCATTGCTTAAAGACTTCATTTTGTTGTACAACTTCAGGAGTCTTCAAATGCAGTATGCATTTTTACGCAAATTTTTGCAGACAAACTAATTTCCTACGCCGGCATTATCCGGATCAGGTTCATTTGAGGTTGATGGTTGGAGGGTTTTAAGGGCTGAAGGACATTACCCTCTACCTTTTTACCTTCTACCTTTAACCTCAAAATGGGTATGTTCTCAGCCAACTTATTTGAAGGCACCCCTAAAGTTTTATTTTGTAGCGCAATATAGGCTTTTTTTATTCTTCGTTTATATAAAGGAATTATATAAGAAGAGTTGTCAACTTAATAGCGAAAGCCTATTAAAGTTGACAATTCTAAAAACAAAAACCCCGATATAAAACCGGGGCTAAAACATAATAATTAATAAAGGGATAGAGAGACTATATTTTATCGGGCTGATAGAACCGAACGGTACCATCTGCCTCGTTTGAAACAATCAACAAACTTCTTCCGTTAGGGCTATCTTTTGGTTTAACAAACAGTAAACCTTCAGGGGCATCGCCCGTAGAGAATAGCTGAACAAATTTTGGCGAGGCTGGTGTAGTTACATCATAAACAGCAATCATATCTGCACGTTCCATACCAATAAAAGCTAAGGTTTGCCCATTTACCTGTGCAACGGTTACACTTTCAACCTCTACACCTTTATTGTCAGACCGGTCATCATCATATTTACCTGCATCAATTACATGTTGCTCTAAATCTTTACCAATGTTGGCTACCAAAGCCCCAGTATTTGCGTTAAGAATGCTCACACTTCTTCCACCTGTTGAGTATAATTCCTGATATACTTTATTGGTACCAACCATGGTATAACCAGCGGTATTTGTTACCGTAAGTCTTCCTAAATTAGCATCTAACTGAAGCGTTGCTGCGTTAGAAAATTTAATCGGGTCTAAAACAAGATCCTTTACACGTACTTCTTCCTTTGCATCTTTTGGTGTGTAATCCTGCCTGGTATCCCCTTCATTGGCCAAGGCCAGATAGGCAGTACCACCAGCAGTAAAATATGAGATTGCATCTGGCAGATAAAAAGCCTTGATTGGCCATGTGCCTAAAACTTTTTTACTGTCTTTATCGCTTACATCGAAGGCATTATCGGCCAGGCTGATGTCTCTTGTGCCTAAGGGATTAATTTTTGTAATCGTTCCTGCAACAATATCTACCTCGGCAACACCATTGTTCTCTTGTAGGGTAACGTATGCTTTTTTAGAATCAGCGCTTACTGCAATATATTCTGGTTCGATATCTTGTGTAAAACTTGCATTTAAACCATAAATCCTGAAACCACCTGCAAGCAAAGTTTCCTTTTGTGATTCAAAAGCGCCGAAATCTAAGGTTTTTACAGAATAGTTGTCTTTGATGTTAATGATCGATATGGTTCCTTTAGGATCTACGGTATATGCAAGATTTGGTTCACCTTCGTTAGCTGATAAAATATAGTTTCCATCAGGGCTGAAAGTCACCATATCGGGCATGGCACCTACGGTAATTTTTTTAACTTCTTCTAAAGTAGATGTTTTTAATACCACTACATCACCATTCCCCTGTTTATCTGCACCATCTAAAGCGATTGCTAATAAACCATTACTTACAGCCACGCTATTAATACCAGCGTTATTTGGGTATAATAAGGTTTTTAATTTTGTAACGGCTGGGTATTTACTCATATCCACTACATCAACCTTGGTTCCGCCATCGTTACTCACCACAAATAATTGCTTGGTTAAGGGATCGTAAGCCGAAATTTCTGAAGCAAATTCTCCACCTAAATCAATGGAAGCAGTTTCTTTAAAACTGTCGATTTTTTCAGGAACGATAGCTTCCACCGGAGGATCTACAATCGGATCATTAGTTGGATCTTTTTTGCAGGCAGTAAATGCCAATGAAGCAATAAGGATTGCACCAAATAGTTTTTTACAGTTCATGGTTTGTTTAATATCTGAACCGCAAAAATAGAAGCACATAACGCTAATTTTAGGTGTTGTTTGTTATCATTTTATTAAGAAAATATAAAGACCAAAGCAAAAGGAGTAAAGAAGAAAGAGTAAAGCGAAACCCTTCGTCATCTCGACTGGAACGCAGTGGAATGGAGAGATCTATCTGGACAGATTTAGCTTCGCGGAGCACTTCGTGGTTCTCGACTTCGCTGCAATCCGCTAAAGCAAAAAATCCCGGCACAAATACCGGGATTGCTAATCATTTAAAAACAGATACTGAACCAAGTTCAGTATGACGGTTGGATAATAATTAAATATGTATAGCTCTATTATCAGTTGCGGCAAGTGCTGCTTCTTTTAAGGCTTCGGTATAGGTTGGATGCGCATGGCAGGTACGTGCAATATCTTCTGCAGACGCACGGAATTCCATTGCAATAACTGCTTCTGCAATCATATCTGCTGCACGCGGGCCGATCATGTGTACACCTAAAACTTCATCAGTAGCGGCATCGGCCAAAACTTTAATGAAACCATCGGTATCCATACTCGCCTTTGCACGTCCGCTGGCTTTGAAAGGGAATGAACCTGCTTTATATTTAACACCTTTTTCTTTTAACTGCTCTTCGGTTAAACCTACAGAAGCAACCTCTGGCCAGGTATAAACCACTCCAGGGATTAAGTTATAATTGATATGTGGTTTCTGACCGGCAATGGTTTCGGCAACATAAGTACCCTCATCTTCTGCCTTGTGTGCCAACATGGCACCAGTAATTACATCACCAATAGCATAAACACCTTTAACCGAAGTTTCTAAATGCTCATTAACGGGAATTTTCTTACCTCTTTCTTCAACAGTGATACCGATTTTATCTAAACCTAAACCTTCGCTATAAGCCGTACGGCCAACAGCAACGATACAATAATCAGCTTCTAAAGAAATGGATTCGCCTTTAGGAGTTTCAGCAGTGACAGTTACCGTTTTACCTTTTGTGGTCGCGCCGGTAACTTTGTGACCCATGTAAAACTCCATGCCTAAAGTTTTCTTTAATACACGCTGAAGTTCTTTACCCAAACCAGCATCCATTGTACCGATGATAGATGGTAAAAACTCAACAACAGATACTTTTGTACCTAAACGGGCGTATACCGAACCTAACTCCAAACCGATTACACCACCGCCGATTACCACCATTGTTTTTGGCACTTCTTTAATGTTTAAAGCCTCGGTAGAGGTAATAATGCGTTTTTTATCGATTGGTAAAAATGGTAACGCTGTAGGTTTAGAACCTGTAGCAATGATTACGTTTTTAGCGGATAGGGTTTCTGTAGAACCATCGGCCTTAGTTACCAGAATGGTATTCTTATCAACAAAAGAGCCTACACCTTCGAAAGAATCGATTTTATTTTTTTTGAACAAATAAGTGATACCAGCTGTATTTTGGGCAACAACATCGTCTTTACGGGCGATCATTTGCTTCATATCAACCTTTAAATCTTTTAAGTTGATACCATGGGTAGTAAACGTGTGAGCAGCGTTGTGAAAATGCTCTGAAGAATCTAATAAAGCCTTAGATGGAATACAACCTACATTTAAGCAAGTACCTCCAAAAGTTTTATATTTTTCAACAACTGCAGTTTTTAAACCTAACTGAGCACAACGGATTGCGCCTACATAACCGCCCGGCCCTGAACCGATAACAACGACATCGTATTGCATAATTTTTTGAGAATTTTGATTAGCCAAATGTAGGGAAAAAAGGCGGAAAGCTGAAAGTCGATTAGGGAATAGAAATCGCTTTATTAGTCATTGGTTTATAAGTTATTGGCTTATACCACTAGCTTATGGTTCACTATCGGGGCTCAATAGGATAATGCTGCAAAAGTTCAAAAGTCCATAGGTTATGAGCGTATGAAAACATTTTACTTTAAGACTATAAAATGTTTTGATCTAACTCAAATAAACCTAATGGACTAATGAACCCCAAAGGTCATTATCAATAAACTAATGACCAGTGAACCAATGAACCAACTATAACCCCCAAGATGCTGATGCGCTTAAGATTGCGCCGCTAGATGTGCCTTCTCTTTTTAATTCTCCATCTATATAAATCTGCGCTTTTAGCGTAGAATTTGCATTGGCACCCATGGCATTTGCAGCAATGTTTATAGAAATGGTTCCTGCTGGCACTGTAATTTCCTGACTTGTCCAGGTAGTTCCGCTAAGGCTCGTTGCGGTGGTAATCTGCGAATCGTAGCCGTAAACTACAGTGCTAATGTTGCTACCTGCTGATGCTTCGAGCTTAAAAACCACCTTGTGTGAAGATTTTGACGGCGACTCGCCCTCATCTTTTTTACACGACATTAAACCTGTAAACAACACTAAGGCAAAAAAAGAAAGTACAAATGTTTTAATTTTGATGTTTTTCATAATTAGATTTAAAAAAATAGAACTACAAATTAACAAATGAGCACTTTGCTTTACAATAACCAGATAGTACCATTTTTTTCTACCTGATTTCAGGTATATTACTGGTTTAATTTCTGGTTGAGAAATAAAGCGTGCATTTTTAGTTTAATGAGAAATTATATCATCTTTCTGGCACTACTGATTTTCTATTCGCTGAATAGCCTGGCGCAGCTACAAACGGCCGACCAACAATACACGGATAGCCTAAATCGAATCTTAAGCAGCGCCTCGCGCGATAGTATTAAAGCGGAGGCGGGTTTTAAACTAACTGATTTCTGGGTAGATCATGATAGTGCCAAAGCAGTATTATATTTGAACAAGGCAAGAACCTGGAGCAAAAAGTATCCTTTGCTTGTGGCCAGATCATATTGGTATGAAGCTTTGATCTACCTGGACCGGAATTATACAAAGGCTGAAAAACTACTC from Flavobacterium sp. W4I14 includes these protein-coding regions:
- a CDS encoding dihydrolipoamide dehydrogenase (product_source=KO:K00382; cath_funfam=3.30.390.30,3.50.50.60; cog=COG1249; ko=KO:K00382; pfam=PF02852,PF07992; superfamily=51905,55424; tigrfam=TIGR01350), with the protein product MQYDVVVIGSGPGGYVGAIRCAQLGLKTAVVEKYKTFGGTCLNVGCIPSKALLDSSEHFHNAAHTFTTHGINLKDLKVDMKQMIARKDDVVAQNTAGITYLFKKNKIDSFEGVGSFVDKNTILVTKADGSTETLSAKNVIIATGSKPTALPFLPIDKKRIITSTEALNIKEVPKTMVVIGGGVIGLELGSVYARLGTKVSVVEFLPSIIGTMDAGLGKELQRVLKKTLGMEFYMGHKVTGATTKGKTVTVTAETPKGESISLEADYCIVAVGRTAYSEGLGLDKIGITVEERGKKIPVNEHLETSVKGVYAIGDVITGAMLAHKAEDEGTYVAETIAGQKPHINYNLIPGVVYTWPEVASVGLTEEQLKEKGVKYKAGSFPFKASGRAKASMDTDGFIKVLADAATDEVLGVHMIGPRAADMIAEAVIAMEFRASAEDIARTCHAHPTYTEALKEAALAATDNRAIHI
- a CDS encoding DNA-binding beta-propeller fold protein YncE (product_source=COG3391; cath_funfam=2.130.10.10; cog=COG3391; superfamily=75011), which gives rise to MCFYFCGSDIKQTMNCKKLFGAILIASLAFTACKKDPTNDPIVDPPVEAIVPEKIDSFKETASIDLGGEFASEISAYDPLTKQLFVVSNDGGTKVDVVDMSKYPAVTKLKTLLYPNNAGINSVAVSNGLLAIALDGADKQGNGDVVVLKTSTLEEVKKITVGAMPDMVTFSPDGNYILSANEGEPNLAYTVDPKGTISIINIKDNYSVKTLDFGAFESQKETLLAGGFRIYGLNASFTQDIEPEYIAVSADSKKAYVTLQENNGVAEVDIVAGTITKINPLGTRDISLADNAFDVSDKDSKKVLGTWPIKAFYLPDAISYFTAGGTAYLALANEGDTRQDYTPKDAKEEVRVKDLVLDPIKFSNAATLQLDANLGRLTVTNTAGYTMVGTNKVYQELYSTGGRSVSILNANTGALVANIGKDLEQHVIDAGKYDDDRSDNKGVEVESVTVAQVNGQTLAFIGMERADMIAVYDVTTPASPKFVQLFSTGDAPEGLLFVKPKDSPNGRSLLIVSNEADGTVRFYQPDKI
- a CDS encoding hydroxymethylpyrimidine/phosphomethylpyrimidine kinase (product_source=KO:K00941; cath_funfam=3.40.1190.20; cog=COG0351; ko=KO:K00941; pfam=PF08543; superfamily=53613; tigrfam=TIGR00097) gives rise to the protein MNYINVLTIAGSDSGGGAGIQADLKTFSALGCFGTSVITAVTAQNTMGVRSVHGIPAEMIKDQLQAVLDDIAPVAIKIGMINRAEVVQVIEKELKTYNQYVPVILDPVMVATSGDRLIEPDTVTQLVEKLFPLVTLVTPNIDEAIILSGQEIHNLDDMIAAGRKIIEKGAKAVLIKGGHLIGPIIYDVFISGNEAPVILESVFIASKNLHGTGCTLSSAIAAEMAKGNTLLIAIKNAKNYISRALQTGSGVKTGRGNGPLNHFFEPLKLIIQ
- a CDS encoding hypothetical protein (product_source=Hypo-rule applied; superfamily=89372); this translates as MKNIKIKTFVLSFFALVLFTGLMSCKKDEGESPSKSSHKVVFKLEASAGSNISTVVYGYDSQITTATSLSGTTWTSQEITVPAGTISINIAANAMGANANSTLKAQIYIDGELKREGTSSGAILSASASWGL